One genomic segment of Actinoplanes ianthinogenes includes these proteins:
- a CDS encoding DUF4241 domain-containing protein: MPELDRLLQAGARYVQDDVTYVVESHPLGELTLPTGQLAAFDPGVTDEEDEPFSIAVPPGRYRTVGWVAVLEKEDREWQRRVAAVQLVIRDEPVASWELALVDGDDPDGLEEGEFYGYGVDTGAGAFADITVSRALARWDSEEFEEAFDPEEFPDEPVPGLFDRVIDERTGGNVIMVESGWGDGYYPTFVGRTATGEVASFVTDFLVVP; encoded by the coding sequence ATGCCTGAACTCGACCGCCTCCTCCAGGCCGGTGCCCGTTACGTCCAGGACGACGTGACCTACGTCGTCGAGTCGCACCCGCTCGGCGAGCTCACCCTGCCCACCGGGCAGCTGGCCGCCTTCGACCCGGGCGTGACCGACGAGGAGGACGAGCCGTTCTCGATCGCCGTCCCACCGGGGCGGTATCGGACGGTCGGCTGGGTCGCGGTCCTGGAGAAGGAGGACCGCGAGTGGCAGCGCCGCGTCGCCGCCGTGCAGCTGGTGATCCGCGACGAGCCGGTCGCGTCGTGGGAGCTGGCGCTGGTCGACGGCGACGACCCGGACGGTCTGGAGGAGGGCGAGTTCTACGGTTACGGGGTGGACACCGGCGCCGGCGCGTTCGCCGACATCACCGTGTCCCGCGCCCTGGCTCGCTGGGACTCGGAGGAGTTCGAGGAGGCGTTCGATCCGGAGGAGTTCCCCGACGAGCCGGTCCCGGGCCTCTTCGACCGCGTGATCGACGAGAGGACCGGGGGAAACGTGATCATGGTGGAGTCCGGCTGGGGTGACGGTTACTACCCGACCTTCGTCGGCCGCACCGCCACCGGGGAGGTGGCGTCCTTCGTCACCGACTTCCTGGTCGTTCCCTGA
- a CDS encoding MFS transporter codes for MTTLVSDQPVTRARGTRPLAAVLAAVGIPTFMVSLDNLVVSTALPVIRTELHASITDLQWFVNAYTLPFAAFLLTAAALGDRLGRRRMFLGGIVIFTLASAAAALSTEAWQLTASRAVQGLGGAAITPLALTLLAQAVPPRLRNAAVGIWGGITGLGVAVGPVVGGAVVDGLHWSWIFWLNVPVGVVAVVLATTVLDESRGDGRRLDPLGLVLSASGMLLLIWGVVDGPDRGWTSPRVLAMLGSAVALLAGFLFWQSRNPSPMLPLRLFRSRGFSLVNAVTLTFSAGAFGSVFLLAQFFQVVQGLSPLQSGLRTLPWTAAPMIVAPLAGLLAGRIGQRVLIFAGQVFLAAGVLWIGLGLSVTASYPSLIGAFVLAGIGMGLTFAPVSTMVLASVDQAEQGVASGTNNTIREFGVAAGVAALSSIFSSLGGFTSFESFLDGTRPAVLTGAAIIAVGAVVAVFLPRRA; via the coding sequence GTGACCACTCTCGTTTCGGACCAGCCCGTCACCCGGGCCCGAGGCACCAGACCACTGGCCGCCGTGCTCGCCGCCGTCGGCATCCCGACCTTCATGGTGTCGCTGGACAACCTGGTGGTCAGCACCGCGCTGCCGGTGATCCGCACCGAGCTGCACGCGTCGATCACCGACTTGCAGTGGTTCGTCAACGCGTACACGCTGCCGTTCGCGGCGTTCCTGCTCACCGCCGCCGCGCTCGGCGATCGGCTCGGCCGGCGGCGGATGTTCCTCGGCGGCATCGTCATCTTCACGCTCGCCTCCGCGGCCGCCGCGCTCTCCACCGAGGCCTGGCAGCTCACCGCCTCCCGCGCGGTGCAGGGGCTGGGCGGCGCGGCGATCACCCCGCTGGCCCTGACCCTGCTGGCCCAGGCGGTGCCACCGCGATTGCGCAACGCGGCGGTCGGCATCTGGGGCGGCATCACCGGTCTCGGCGTCGCGGTCGGCCCGGTGGTCGGCGGCGCGGTCGTCGACGGCCTGCACTGGTCCTGGATCTTCTGGCTCAACGTGCCGGTCGGCGTGGTCGCGGTGGTCCTGGCCACCACGGTGCTCGACGAGTCCCGGGGCGACGGCCGCAGGCTCGACCCGCTCGGCCTGGTGCTCTCCGCGAGCGGCATGCTGCTGCTGATCTGGGGCGTCGTCGACGGGCCGGACCGGGGCTGGACGTCACCGCGGGTGCTGGCCATGCTCGGCTCGGCGGTCGCGCTGCTCGCCGGCTTCCTGTTCTGGCAGTCGCGGAACCCGTCCCCGATGCTCCCGCTGCGCCTCTTCCGCAGCCGCGGGTTCAGCCTGGTCAACGCGGTGACCCTGACGTTCTCCGCCGGGGCGTTCGGTTCGGTCTTCCTGCTCGCCCAGTTCTTCCAGGTGGTGCAAGGGCTCAGCCCGCTCCAGTCCGGCCTGCGCACCCTGCCGTGGACCGCGGCCCCGATGATCGTCGCCCCGCTGGCCGGCCTGCTCGCCGGCCGGATCGGCCAGCGCGTCCTGATCTTCGCCGGTCAGGTCTTCCTCGCCGCCGGCGTGCTCTGGATCGGCCTGGGGCTGTCGGTGACCGCGTCGTACCCGTCGCTGATCGGCGCGTTCGTGCTGGCCGGCATCGGCATGGGCCTGACCTTCGCCCCGGTCAGCACGATGGTGCTGGCCAGTGTGGACCAGGCCGAGCAGGGCGTCGCCTCGGGCACCAACAACACGATCCGCGAGTTCGGCGTGGCGGCCGGGGTGGCGGCGCTGTCGTCGATCTTCAGCTCGCTGGGCGGGTTCACCAGCTTCGAGTCGTTCCTGGACGGGACCCGGCCGGCCGTGCTGACCGGTGCAGCGATCATCGCGGTGGGCGCGGTGGTGGCGGTCTTCCTGCCGCGGCGCGCTTGA